In one Pseudomonas sp. MM211 genomic region, the following are encoded:
- a CDS encoding enoyl-CoA hydratase: protein MSTAIEPYKPGIFDLTHTLTVEKHGHTALLTLNNPPANTWDRESLIGLKQLIEHLDRDDDIYALVITGQGSKFFSAGADLKLFADGDKARAREMASRFGEAFERLRDFRGVSIAAINGYAMGGGLECALACDIRIAERQALMALPEASVGLLPCAGGTQNLPWLVGEGWAKRMILCGERVDAQTALRIGLVEQVVDEGEARGHALLLASKVASQSPVAVRAIKPLIQGARERAPNTWLPAERERFVDLFDAADTREGVNAFLEKRPAQWRNT from the coding sequence ATGAGTACGGCAATCGAACCTTACAAGCCCGGTATCTTCGATCTGACCCACACGCTCACCGTGGAGAAGCATGGCCACACGGCCCTGCTGACCCTCAACAACCCGCCAGCCAACACCTGGGATCGCGAATCGCTGATCGGCCTCAAACAGCTGATCGAACACCTGGATCGTGATGACGATATCTATGCCCTGGTGATCACCGGCCAGGGCAGCAAGTTCTTTTCCGCCGGTGCGGATCTGAAACTGTTCGCCGACGGTGACAAGGCCCGCGCTCGCGAAATGGCCAGTCGTTTCGGCGAAGCCTTCGAGCGACTTCGCGATTTTCGCGGCGTGTCGATTGCCGCAATCAATGGTTACGCCATGGGCGGCGGCCTGGAGTGCGCGCTGGCCTGCGACATTCGCATCGCCGAGCGACAGGCACTGATGGCACTGCCTGAGGCCAGCGTCGGGCTACTGCCCTGCGCGGGCGGTACCCAGAATCTGCCTTGGCTGGTGGGCGAAGGCTGGGCCAAGCGGATGATTCTGTGTGGCGAACGGGTAGATGCGCAGACCGCACTGCGCATCGGTCTGGTCGAACAGGTGGTGGACGAAGGCGAGGCTCGCGGCCACGCCCTACTGCTGGCGTCCAAGGTAGCCAGCCAGAGCCCGGTGGCAGTGCGTGCCATCAAACCACTGATCCAGGGTGCTCGCGAACGCGCGCCCAACACCTGGCTACCTGCCGAGCGCGAGCGCTTCGTCGACCTGTTCGATGCCGCTGACACCCGCGAAGGGGTCAACGCCTTCCTGGAGAAGCGCCCGGCGCAGTGGCGCAACACCTGA
- a CDS encoding enoyl-CoA hydratase/isomerase family protein, whose protein sequence is MNVTFEERSSLHGYLIGIASLDAPNSLNALSLPMIDALQDRLQAWADDPRIACVLLRGNGSKAFCAGGDVVQLAKRCLASPGEVPELAQRFFAHEYRLDHYLHTYCKPLICWAHGHVLGGGMGLLQGASIRIVTPSSRLAMPEVSIGLFPDVGASHFLSRLPGKLGLFFGLTASPMNAHDALDLNLADRFMLDTQQDALIDGLIQLNWREQPDLQLHSLLKALEQQARSELPAAQWLPRRERIDRLLDQSNLPLSWKAIAALENDDDALLAKAARTLLGGCPLTGHLVWEQIRRTRHLSLAQVFQMEYGMSLNCCRLPEFAEGVRARLIDKDHAPSWHWPDVSSVPAQVVESHFTTLDGEHPLTHLG, encoded by the coding sequence ATGAATGTCACCTTTGAAGAACGCTCCAGCCTGCATGGTTATCTGATAGGGATCGCCAGCCTGGACGCTCCCAACAGCCTCAACGCCTTGTCGCTGCCGATGATCGACGCCCTGCAGGATCGCCTGCAGGCCTGGGCCGATGACCCACGCATCGCCTGCGTACTGCTGCGCGGCAATGGCAGCAAAGCCTTCTGTGCCGGGGGAGATGTAGTGCAACTGGCCAAGCGCTGCCTGGCCAGCCCTGGCGAAGTACCGGAACTGGCACAACGTTTCTTCGCCCATGAATACCGCCTCGACCATTACCTGCACACCTACTGCAAACCTCTGATCTGCTGGGCGCACGGTCACGTACTGGGCGGCGGCATGGGGCTGTTGCAGGGCGCAAGCATTCGCATCGTCACGCCGAGTAGCCGCCTGGCCATGCCCGAGGTCAGCATCGGCCTGTTCCCGGATGTCGGTGCCAGCCATTTCCTGTCCCGGCTACCCGGCAAGCTCGGCCTGTTCTTCGGTCTGACGGCCAGCCCGATGAACGCCCACGATGCTCTCGACCTGAATCTGGCCGATCGCTTCATGCTCGATACCCAGCAGGACGCGTTGATCGACGGGTTGATTCAACTGAACTGGCGTGAGCAGCCGGATCTGCAGCTGCATAGCCTGCTCAAGGCACTGGAACAACAGGCACGTAGCGAGCTGCCAGCGGCCCAGTGGCTACCACGCAGGGAGCGTATCGACAGGCTACTCGACCAGTCCAATCTGCCCCTCAGCTGGAAGGCGATAGCGGCTCTGGAGAATGACGACGATGCCCTGCTGGCAAAAGCCGCCAGAACCCTGCTAGGAGGATGCCCGCTGACGGGCCATCTGGTGTGGGAGCAAATCCGGCGAACACGGCACCTGTCTCTGGCTCAGGTCTTTCAAATGGAATACGGCATGAGCCTGAACTGCTGCCGACTTCCGGAATTCGCTGAAGGCGTGCGGGCCAGGCTGATCGACAAGGATCACGCACCCAGCTGGCACTGGCCCGATGTAAGTAGCGTGCCAGCGCAGGTGGTCGAGTCGCATTTCACCACGCTCGACGGTGAACACCCACTGACTCACCTCGGCTAG
- a CDS encoding HlyD family type I secretion periplasmic adaptor subunit, which translates to MGDEPLPEVRKALIEDAPRVMRLTLWGIIAFVVFCLLWANFAEVDEVTRGDGKAIPSSRIQKIQNLEGGIVSELFVHEGQVVEAGTPLLRLDDTRFASNVGETEADRLSLAMRVERLSAEVEGRELAIPDDIAEKAPGLAQSERQLFISRQQQLLDEVAGLQEQLTQRRQEVREFASKQGQFRNSLELLRQEIRMSEPLVAEGAVSPVEVLRLKRAEVESRGQLDATGLAIPRAEAAIKEVERKIDETRGRFRSEALTQLNEARTDLSKIQSTGKALEDRVNRTLVTSPVRGIVKQLLVNTIGGVIQPGSDMVEIVPIDDTLLVEARIRPQDIAFLHPGQEAVVKFTAYDYTIYGGLKAKLEQIGADTVTDEEGNSFYLIKLRTEKSHLGTEERPLLIIPGMVTSVDIITGKKSVLSYLLKPIIRARAEALRER; encoded by the coding sequence TTGGGTGACGAGCCGCTGCCGGAAGTTCGCAAGGCGCTCATCGAGGATGCGCCTCGGGTCATGCGCCTCACTCTCTGGGGCATCATCGCCTTCGTAGTGTTCTGTCTGTTGTGGGCAAACTTCGCTGAGGTCGACGAGGTTACCCGTGGTGATGGCAAGGCCATTCCATCCTCACGGATACAGAAGATCCAGAACCTCGAGGGCGGTATCGTTTCCGAACTGTTCGTTCATGAAGGCCAGGTGGTCGAAGCGGGCACGCCGCTGTTGCGTCTCGACGACACGCGATTTGCCTCGAACGTCGGGGAAACCGAGGCTGACCGTCTGTCGCTGGCCATGCGTGTCGAGCGCCTGAGTGCAGAAGTCGAAGGGCGCGAATTGGCGATCCCGGACGACATCGCCGAAAAGGCGCCAGGCCTGGCACAGAGCGAAAGGCAGTTGTTCATCAGTCGCCAGCAACAGTTGTTGGATGAAGTGGCCGGCTTGCAGGAGCAGTTGACCCAGCGTCGCCAGGAAGTCCGTGAGTTCGCCTCCAAGCAAGGCCAGTTCCGCAACAGTCTGGAGCTGCTGCGTCAGGAAATTCGCATGTCCGAGCCGCTGGTGGCAGAAGGTGCGGTATCGCCGGTGGAAGTCCTGAGGCTAAAGCGTGCGGAAGTCGAGAGCCGTGGTCAGTTGGATGCCACTGGCCTGGCTATCCCCCGTGCGGAAGCGGCAATCAAGGAAGTGGAGCGTAAGATCGATGAAACCCGTGGTCGCTTCCGCAGCGAGGCGTTGACTCAATTAAATGAGGCGCGCACCGACCTGAGCAAGATCCAGTCTACCGGCAAGGCGCTCGAAGACCGGGTTAACCGCACTCTGGTGACGTCGCCCGTACGCGGTATCGTCAAGCAACTCCTGGTCAACACCATTGGCGGTGTAATCCAGCCAGGCAGCGATATGGTCGAGATCGTGCCGATCGATGACACCCTGCTGGTGGAGGCACGCATCCGTCCGCAGGACATCGCTTTCCTGCATCCGGGTCAGGAAGCGGTGGTCAAGTTCACCGCTTATGACTACACCATCTACGGTGGCCTGAAGGCCAAGCTGGAGCAGATTGGCGCGGATACCGTGACCGACGAGGAAGGCAACAGCTTCTACCTGATCAAGCTGCGTACCGAGAAAAGCCACCTCGGCACCGAAGAGCGCCCTTTGCTGATCATTCCCGGCATGGTCACATCGGTGGATATCATCACTGGCAAGAAGAGCGTGCTCAGCTATCTGCTCAAGCCGATCATCCGCGCCCGCGCGGAAGCTTTACGCGAGCGCTGA
- a CDS encoding type I secretion system permease/ATPase, whose product MAVEPDPSQPRNDPRDRYDDPLLDSLLSLCSLHQKSVSRAMLTAGLPLPKQRLSAELLPRAAARAGLQGRWLRRSLQKIPELAMPALLLLRDGRSALLLGWEADGQARIMPSETEGGEVRVSVETLAEDYSGRVFFAQPQHKFDFARGELIPRAGSWFRDTLMRSRWLYIDAVAASLLINLIGLVTPLFVMNVYDRVVPNQAEATLWVLAVGICGVFIFDLLLKTLRGLCLDLAGKKTDMIVSATLFERIIGMAMKHRPARVGSFAQNIHEFQSLRDFLASLTLASVIDLPFTVLILAVIAYLGGHLVWIPILAFPLVALIGWALQRPLAQTMERSMALAAERQSGLIESLAGLDAVKVNNAESERQYMWEQTIGTLGRFELKARMLSSLAMNSTLLLQQLAGVVVIVLGVYQIIAGNLSMGGLIACYMLSSRALGPLAQVSGLLIRYQQARVTLESVNHMMELPQERQADERPLKRQTLQGGIEFRQLDFHYPDQQQAALQGINLMIRPGEKVGIIGRSGSGKSSLAKLIVGLYQADAGSLLVDGIDVRQLDVSDVRYNIGYVPQDIQLFAGTLRDNLVSGARYAEDELVLQAAELAGVHEFARLHPNGYELQVGERGQNLSGGQRQNVALARALLLDPPILLLDEPTSAMDNTGEERLKQRLSAISKNKTLLLVTHRASMLTLVERLVIVDRGRIIADGPKESVMEALKKGQISVS is encoded by the coding sequence GTGGCAGTAGAACCTGATCCGTCCCAGCCGCGTAACGATCCTCGGGATCGTTACGACGATCCCTTGCTGGATAGTCTGCTGTCCCTGTGCAGTCTTCATCAGAAGTCCGTCAGCAGGGCCATGCTCACCGCTGGACTGCCCCTTCCCAAGCAGCGCCTGAGTGCCGAATTGTTGCCGCGTGCAGCGGCTCGCGCCGGGCTGCAGGGGCGTTGGTTGCGTCGCAGCCTGCAAAAGATCCCTGAGCTGGCGATGCCCGCGCTGTTGCTGTTGCGCGATGGTCGCAGTGCCTTGTTGCTGGGCTGGGAGGCCGATGGCCAAGCGCGAATCATGCCCAGCGAGACCGAAGGGGGCGAGGTTCGGGTCAGCGTTGAGACCCTGGCTGAGGACTACAGCGGGCGTGTGTTTTTCGCCCAGCCCCAGCACAAATTCGACTTCGCCCGTGGCGAGCTGATTCCCCGGGCGGGTTCCTGGTTCCGTGACACGCTTATGCGATCGCGCTGGCTGTATATCGATGCGGTCGCTGCCAGTCTGTTGATCAACCTGATCGGTCTGGTCACTCCCTTGTTCGTGATGAACGTCTACGATCGCGTGGTGCCGAACCAGGCGGAAGCGACCCTGTGGGTGCTGGCCGTTGGTATCTGCGGGGTATTCATCTTCGATCTGCTGCTCAAGACACTGCGAGGCCTGTGTCTGGATCTGGCGGGCAAGAAGACCGACATGATCGTCTCGGCCACTCTGTTCGAGCGGATCATCGGCATGGCAATGAAGCATCGACCGGCGCGGGTCGGCAGCTTCGCCCAGAACATCCACGAATTTCAGAGCCTGCGTGATTTCCTCGCCTCGCTGACGCTGGCCAGCGTTATCGACCTGCCGTTCACCGTCCTGATTCTTGCCGTAATCGCCTATCTCGGCGGGCATCTGGTGTGGATTCCGATCTTGGCGTTCCCGCTGGTCGCCCTGATTGGCTGGGCCCTGCAAAGGCCTCTGGCACAAACCATGGAACGCAGCATGGCGTTGGCTGCCGAGCGCCAGTCCGGGCTTATTGAAAGCCTGGCCGGCCTCGATGCGGTAAAGGTCAACAATGCCGAAAGCGAACGTCAGTACATGTGGGAGCAGACCATCGGCACCCTCGGCCGTTTCGAGCTGAAGGCACGCATGCTGTCTAGCCTGGCGATGAACTCGACGTTGTTGCTGCAGCAACTGGCGGGTGTGGTAGTCATCGTGCTCGGCGTGTACCAAATCATCGCCGGTAACCTGAGCATGGGCGGGCTGATTGCCTGTTACATGCTTAGCTCGCGCGCTTTAGGCCCCTTGGCGCAGGTGTCCGGTTTGCTGATCCGTTATCAGCAGGCCCGCGTGACCCTTGAATCCGTCAATCACATGATGGAGCTGCCCCAGGAACGCCAGGCCGATGAGCGCCCGCTCAAGCGCCAGACGCTGCAGGGTGGGATCGAATTCCGTCAGCTGGATTTCCATTACCCCGATCAACAGCAGGCCGCGCTGCAGGGCATCAATCTGATGATTCGTCCTGGTGAAAAGGTCGGCATCATCGGTCGTAGCGGCTCGGGCAAGAGCTCGCTGGCCAAGCTGATCGTCGGCCTCTACCAGGCCGATGCCGGCAGCTTGCTGGTCGACGGTATCGATGTACGCCAGCTGGATGTCAGCGACGTTCGCTACAACATCGGCTACGTACCTCAGGATATTCAGCTGTTCGCCGGTACGCTGCGGGACAATCTGGTATCCGGTGCACGTTACGCCGAGGATGAGCTGGTGCTGCAGGCGGCCGAGCTTGCTGGTGTCCACGAATTCGCACGGCTGCACCCCAATGGTTACGAATTGCAGGTGGGCGAACGCGGTCAGAACCTCTCCGGTGGCCAGCGCCAAAACGTCGCGCTGGCTCGGGCATTGTTGCTCGATCCGCCAATTCTGCTTCTCGATGAACCCACTAGTGCCATGGACAACACCGGTGAGGAGCGCCTCAAGCAGCGCCTTTCTGCGATCAGCAAGAACAAGACCTTGCTGCTGGTAACCCACCGCGCCTCGATGCTTACCCTGGTCGAGCGTCTGGTCATCGTCGACCGTGGCCGCATCATCGCCGATGGCCCGAAAGAGAGCGTCATGGAGGCGTTGAAGAAGGGGCAGATCAGTGTCAGTTAG
- a CDS encoding TolC family outer membrane protein has product MRFIAILPLALAISVSAQAQTLTEAMQNALNVHPEIQSGINARMAVEEEMKVAKAGYLPRIDVQAGYGREGTDNNSTRGVDDRGYRTLNRSESSLTVQQMLFDGFATRGEVARQRATVNARAYALLANSERTALEVAQVYLEVLQRQDLMRLAEENLRSHERIYDQISLRSERGVGRMADLDQAEARLAQARNNLLTEQTNLADAQVTYFSVVGREAADLSMPDSMGVYLPESLTAARDELMANNPNISSAEADVKATEAQYQTAKSSYYPRFDAELSTGANHNVDGVEGQSNEWQAMVRMRYNLYAGGSDSANVRSKAYLSNQAMDIRNNALRVLNEEVGLAWNALQNARAQLPIAQQYVDHSSRVRDSYQKQFGLGERTLLDLLDSENEYFTAARRLEEVRFTELFTHYRIKATTGTLLKSQGIAAPVASVPLDIIKADVQLPKLN; this is encoded by the coding sequence ATGCGTTTCATTGCCATTCTTCCTCTTGCCCTCGCGATTTCCGTTTCTGCTCAGGCGCAGACGCTCACCGAGGCCATGCAGAATGCACTTAACGTGCATCCTGAAATCCAGTCGGGTATCAACGCCCGGATGGCGGTCGAAGAGGAAATGAAGGTTGCCAAGGCTGGTTACCTGCCAAGGATTGATGTGCAAGCTGGCTATGGTCGCGAAGGTACTGACAACAATAGTACGCGCGGTGTCGATGATCGCGGCTACCGCACGCTTAACCGCTCGGAGTCCAGCCTCACTGTGCAGCAGATGCTGTTCGACGGGTTCGCTACCCGAGGTGAAGTGGCTCGTCAGCGTGCGACGGTTAATGCTCGTGCCTATGCGCTGCTGGCGAATTCCGAGCGTACCGCGTTGGAAGTGGCCCAGGTCTATCTCGAGGTACTCCAGCGTCAGGATCTGATGCGCCTCGCAGAAGAGAATCTGCGCAGCCACGAGCGAATTTACGACCAGATTTCGTTGCGCAGTGAGCGCGGTGTAGGGCGCATGGCTGACCTGGATCAGGCAGAAGCTCGTCTTGCGCAAGCGCGCAACAACCTGCTTACCGAACAGACCAACCTGGCCGATGCTCAGGTCACCTACTTCAGTGTTGTGGGGCGCGAAGCTGCCGACTTGAGTATGCCTGACAGCATGGGCGTCTATCTGCCTGAAAGCCTGACTGCTGCCCGTGACGAATTGATGGCCAATAACCCCAATATCAGTTCTGCCGAGGCTGATGTTAAGGCAACCGAGGCGCAGTACCAGACTGCCAAGTCGTCGTACTACCCACGTTTTGATGCGGAGCTGTCGACCGGTGCGAACCACAACGTCGATGGCGTTGAGGGGCAGAGCAATGAATGGCAAGCGATGGTACGCATGCGCTACAACCTGTATGCCGGTGGTAGTGACAGCGCCAACGTGCGCTCCAAGGCTTACCTGAGCAACCAGGCAATGGATATCCGCAATAACGCACTGCGGGTGCTCAATGAAGAAGTTGGCCTTGCCTGGAACGCTTTGCAAAATGCCCGCGCGCAGTTGCCTATCGCCCAGCAGTACGTCGATCATAGCTCCCGCGTGCGTGATTCCTACCAGAAGCAGTTCGGCCTGGGCGAGCGTACTTTGCTCGATCTGCTGGACAGTGAGAACGAGTACTTCACTGCCGCTCGTCGCCTGGAAGAAGTGCGCTTCACCGAGCTGTTCACCCACTACCGAATCAAGGCAACCACGGGCACTTTGCTCAAGAGCCAGGGCATCGCGGCGCCAGTCGCATCGGTACCGCTGGATATCATCAAGGCCGATGTGCAACTGCCCAAGTTGAACTAG